The following are from one region of the Rhodospirillaceae bacterium genome:
- the cobS gene encoding cobaltochelatase subunit CobS, giving the protein MSEIVVSDPDIKVHVRQTFGLDIDWEVPAFSQQDSHVPDIDPAYYFDYETTLAILAGFAHNRRVMIQGYHGTGKSTHIEQVAARLNWPCIRINLDSHISRIDLVGKDAIVLRDGKQITEFREGILPWAIQRPTALVFDEYDAGRPDVMFVIQRVLEVEGKLTLLDQSRVIRPHRSFRLFSTSNTVGLGDTTGLYHGTQQINQGQMDRWSIVGTLNYLEHEAEVKIVLAKAPEYDTKEGREKIGAMVAVADLSRSGFMAGDISTVMSPRTVIMWAQNATIFGDLGYAFRVTFLNKCDEVERPTIAEYYQRCFGSELPESAVKAGLA; this is encoded by the coding sequence ATGAGCGAGATCGTCGTTTCCGACCCGGACATCAAGGTGCATGTCCGGCAGACCTTCGGACTCGACATCGACTGGGAGGTGCCGGCGTTCAGCCAGCAGGATTCCCACGTCCCGGACATCGACCCCGCCTACTATTTCGATTACGAGACGACGCTCGCGATCCTCGCCGGCTTCGCGCACAACCGGCGGGTCATGATCCAGGGCTATCACGGCACCGGCAAGTCGACCCATATCGAGCAGGTCGCGGCGCGCCTCAACTGGCCGTGCATCCGCATCAACCTGGATAGCCACATCAGCCGGATCGACCTCGTCGGCAAGGATGCCATCGTGCTGCGCGACGGCAAGCAGATCACGGAGTTCCGCGAAGGGATCCTGCCCTGGGCGATCCAGCGGCCGACCGCTCTGGTGTTCGACGAATACGACGCCGGCCGGCCGGACGTCATGTTCGTGATCCAGCGGGTGCTGGAGGTCGAGGGCAAGCTGACCCTGCTCGACCAGAGCCGGGTGATCCGCCCGCACCGCTCGTTCCGCCTGTTCTCGACCTCGAACACGGTCGGCCTCGGCGACACGACCGGCCTGTATCACGGCACCCAGCAGATCAACCAGGGCCAGATGGACCGCTGGTCGATCGTCGGCACGCTGAACTACCTGGAGCACGAGGCGGAGGTGAAGATCGTCCTCGCCAAGGCGCCGGAGTACGACACGAAGGAGGGCAGGGAGAAGATCGGCGCGATGGTGGCGGTCGCCGACCTCAGCCGCTCCGGCTTCATGGCCGGGGACATCTCGACCGTGATGTCGCCGCGGACGGTCATCATGTGGGCGCAGAACGCCACCATCTTCGGCGACCTGGGCTATGCCTTCCGGGTGACATTCCTCAACAAGTGCGACGAGGTCGAGCGCCCGACTATCGCGGAATACTACCAGCGCTGCTTCGGCTCGGAACTGCCGGAGAGCGCGGTCAAGGCGGGGCTGGCCTAG
- a CDS encoding DnaJ domain-containing protein — translation MRKIPLETFDNLGESLGLRKPAPGRICDHPTCTEAAGHRAPKSPAALDDYYWFCFPHAAEYNKAWNYYKGLSEEQIEREIQRDTLGRRPTWPLGMRVGRMADGFDAVDATLGETAGFIGPNGRRRAGSAAARRARGTAEQRALETLQLTGAADMTEVKARYKALAKKYHPDANDGDAAAENRLKAINEAYTVLKNSLGAPRGR, via the coding sequence ATGCGCAAAATCCCGCTCGAAACCTTCGACAATCTCGGCGAATCGCTCGGTTTGCGGAAACCGGCGCCGGGCAGGATCTGCGACCACCCGACCTGTACCGAGGCCGCCGGGCACCGGGCGCCCAAATCGCCGGCCGCGCTCGACGACTACTACTGGTTCTGCTTCCCGCACGCCGCCGAATACAACAAGGCGTGGAACTATTACAAAGGCCTGAGCGAGGAGCAGATCGAGCGCGAAATCCAGCGCGATACCCTGGGCCGCCGGCCGACCTGGCCGCTCGGCATGCGCGTCGGACGCATGGCGGACGGGTTCGACGCCGTCGACGCCACGCTGGGCGAAACGGCCGGATTTATCGGCCCGAACGGCCGGCGCAGGGCGGGATCCGCCGCCGCGCGCCGCGCCCGGGGTACGGCAGAACAGCGCGCGCTCGAGACCTTGCAGTTGACCGGCGCGGCCGATATGACAGAGGTGAAGGCGCGCTACAAGGCGCTCGCCAAGAAATATCACCCCGACGCGAACGATGGCGACGCGGCCGCGGAAAACCGGCTGAAGGCCATCAACGAGGCCTATACGGTTCTGAAGAACAGCCTGGGCGCGCCGCGCGGCCGCTGA
- a CDS encoding DMT family transporter → MTDPADTPPADRPAPHSAAAAYGLLGVVVCFWGVNWPIMKIGLVWLPPFWFTFLRLGLGAATLFILLALLGRLRVPPRHDWPMIAVVGTIQIGLFMTLVHWGLQFVPAGRAALLAYTTPIWVVPGAILFLGERLTALRALGLLAGLAGLAVLFNPMSFDWSDVRVVIGNAMLLASALCWATGIVVVKRHVWRCTPMDAVPWQLLIAAVIGLVIALAGDSGAAIEWNAGSVLVLLYNGSLATALAVWAVISINRALPAVTTSLAMLGVPAGGLLLSALILDEPVTVSLLLGLTLIAGGVAIVAWSDRRETLTATGA, encoded by the coding sequence ATGACCGACCCTGCTGACACTCCGCCGGCCGACCGGCCGGCCCCCCATTCGGCGGCCGCCGCCTATGGCCTGCTCGGCGTGGTCGTGTGTTTCTGGGGCGTCAACTGGCCGATAATGAAGATCGGCCTGGTCTGGCTGCCGCCCTTCTGGTTCACCTTCCTGCGCCTCGGGCTGGGCGCGGCGACGCTGTTCATCCTGCTTGCGCTGCTGGGACGCCTCAGGGTCCCGCCGCGCCACGACTGGCCGATGATCGCGGTCGTCGGGACGATCCAGATCGGACTGTTCATGACCCTGGTTCACTGGGGCCTGCAATTCGTACCGGCGGGCCGCGCCGCCCTGCTGGCCTATACGACGCCGATCTGGGTCGTGCCCGGCGCCATCCTGTTTCTCGGCGAACGGCTGACCGCGCTGCGCGCGCTCGGCCTGCTGGCGGGCCTGGCGGGCCTCGCGGTGCTGTTCAATCCCATGTCCTTCGACTGGTCCGATGTCCGGGTCGTGATCGGCAACGCAATGCTGCTTGCCAGCGCACTGTGCTGGGCGACGGGAATCGTTGTCGTCAAGCGCCATGTCTGGCGCTGCACGCCGATGGACGCCGTGCCGTGGCAGTTGCTGATCGCCGCGGTGATCGGGCTGGTCATCGCCCTGGCGGGCGACAGCGGCGCCGCGATCGAGTGGAACGCCGGCTCCGTTCTGGTCCTGCTCTACAACGGGTCGCTGGCGACGGCGCTCGCGGTCTGGGCCGTCATTTCGATAAACCGGGCGCTGCCGGCGGTCACGACCTCGCTTGCCATGCTCGGAGTCCCGGCTGGCGGGCTGCTGCTGAGCGCCCTGATACTGGACGAACCCGTGACCGTTTCATTGCTGCTCGGCCTCACGCTGATTGCCGGCGGCGTCGCCATCGTCGCCTGGTCGGATCGAAGGGAAACCCTCACCGCGACCGGGGCCTGA
- a CDS encoding BolA family transcriptional regulator, translating into MSVAERIRAKLAETFAPAALDVVDESHMHRGHVGARPGGETHFRVFMTAAAFDGLSRVERQRRVYDALAEELAGPVHALALKLDAPAPPNPK; encoded by the coding sequence ATGAGCGTCGCCGAGAGGATCCGCGCCAAGCTCGCCGAAACCTTTGCGCCGGCCGCGCTCGACGTGGTCGACGAATCGCATATGCACAGGGGCCATGTCGGGGCGCGCCCGGGCGGGGAGACGCATTTCCGCGTTTTCATGACCGCGGCGGCCTTCGACGGCCTGAGCCGGGTCGAACGGCAGCGCCGGGTCTACGACGCGCTGGCGGAGGAACTGGCCGGACCGGTCCACGCGCTGGCGCTCAAGCTGGACGCGCCGGCCCCTCCGAACCCCAAGTAG
- a CDS encoding DUF2889 domain-containing protein: protein MPLSEPASRELLHTRAIEMRGYIRDDGLWDIEGHLTDNKSYGYDGGFRGWVEPETPVHDMWIRLTVDDGLVIQACEAATDLHPYAVCPDITPSFAALAGIRIGVGWMREVRQRVGGRKGCTHLVEMLAQLGTVAFQTHVAKSRVKGRRKPDPDKPRRKPLVVDTCHAMASDGPIVRERFPEFYTGA from the coding sequence ATGCCGCTTTCCGAACCCGCCTCCCGCGAGCTGCTCCATACCCGCGCGATCGAGATGCGCGGCTATATCCGCGACGACGGGCTGTGGGATATCGAGGGCCATCTCACCGACAACAAGAGCTACGGCTACGACGGCGGCTTCCGCGGCTGGGTCGAGCCGGAGACGCCGGTCCATGACATGTGGATCAGGCTGACGGTCGACGACGGTCTCGTCATCCAGGCCTGCGAGGCTGCGACCGATCTCCACCCCTACGCGGTCTGCCCGGACATCACTCCGTCGTTTGCCGCGCTGGCCGGCATCCGGATCGGCGTCGGCTGGATGCGCGAGGTCCGGCAGCGGGTCGGCGGGCGCAAGGGCTGCACCCATCTCGTCGAGATGCTGGCCCAGCTCGGCACCGTGGCCTTCCAGACCCACGTCGCGAAAAGCCGGGTGAAGGGCCGCCGGAAGCCGGATCCGGACAAGCCCCGGCGCAAGCCGCTCGTGGTCGACACCTGTCACGCGATGGCGAGCGACGGCCCGATCGTCAGGGAACGCTTCCCGGAATTCTACACCGGCGCCTGA
- a CDS encoding helix-turn-helix transcriptional regulator: MIVEGSFERILAALHKAALDPADWSGAAALIDEALGTHGSTLACGDGETDEDFRLYLMWTCLRGQRRRDLERLWMETYLPVDEGVPRLRRLPFNRLIPVTELYTDEERKTSEAYNALRTFAHAGNGIDVRLDGPGGSRIMWQVNDPVDGEGWSSAQLDAVRMLLPHIRQTVHVRQTLAGAGALGATLTELLEAGGLGVVQLDARGRIVAANDRARDLLRSGDGLFDIDGFLFARTRRNNDGLQKILGRALPPLGVRGAGGLTIVRRPGALPPLVLHAIPVDRQETDHPAWPVAALVLIVDPAGGAGVDPAAAAAALGLTRTESRVAVLLARGMSVKEIAKATGRKESTIRTHVKHMFAKHGLSRQADLVRLVQSLAGARDVRG; encoded by the coding sequence ATGATCGTCGAAGGTTCGTTCGAGCGCATCCTCGCCGCGCTGCACAAGGCGGCCCTCGACCCCGCCGACTGGTCGGGCGCCGCCGCGCTGATCGACGAAGCCCTCGGCACGCATGGCAGCACCCTGGCGTGCGGCGACGGGGAGACGGACGAGGACTTCCGGCTCTACCTGATGTGGACCTGTCTGCGCGGACAACGGCGCCGGGACTTGGAGCGCCTCTGGATGGAAACCTACCTCCCCGTGGATGAAGGGGTGCCCCGCCTGCGGCGCCTCCCCTTCAACCGGCTGATCCCCGTCACCGAGCTCTACACCGACGAAGAGCGCAAGACCTCGGAGGCCTACAACGCCCTGCGGACCTTCGCCCATGCCGGGAACGGGATCGACGTGCGCCTGGACGGGCCCGGCGGCTCGCGCATCATGTGGCAGGTCAACGACCCGGTGGACGGGGAGGGCTGGTCGTCCGCGCAGCTCGATGCGGTCCGGATGCTCCTGCCCCATATCCGCCAGACCGTGCACGTCCGGCAGACCCTGGCCGGCGCGGGCGCCCTGGGCGCCACGCTGACGGAGTTGCTCGAGGCCGGCGGCCTCGGCGTCGTCCAGCTCGACGCGCGCGGGCGGATCGTGGCGGCGAACGACCGCGCCCGCGATCTGCTGCGGTCCGGCGACGGTCTGTTCGACATAGACGGGTTCCTGTTCGCCCGCACGCGGCGGAACAATGACGGTCTCCAGAAAATCCTGGGCCGCGCCCTGCCGCCGCTCGGAGTTCGTGGCGCCGGCGGCTTGACGATCGTGAGACGCCCGGGCGCGCTGCCGCCGCTGGTGCTGCACGCGATTCCGGTGGACCGGCAGGAGACGGACCACCCGGCGTGGCCGGTTGCGGCGCTGGTCCTGATCGTCGACCCGGCCGGCGGGGCCGGTGTCGATCCCGCCGCGGCCGCAGCTGCCCTCGGCCTCACGCGGACGGAGAGCCGGGTGGCGGTTCTGCTGGCCCGGGGCATGAGCGTCAAAGAGATCGCCAAGGCGACCGGCCGCAAGGAAAGCACGATCCGCACGCATGTGAAGCACATGTTCGCCAAGCACGGCCTCTCGCGGCAGGCGGACCTGGTGCGTCTGGTGCAGTCCCTGGCCGGCGCCCGGGACGTTCGCGGCTGA